ACACAGCTGAGCGTAGCTGCAGTGCAGAATTACACTTTCCTGCAGTACTGGGCCATTGATCTGTCACAGTTCCTAACGGATGATATTAGTCTGGGTTTTGCAGCTTCAACCGGCGAGTTCACCGAATTGAATCAGATAAAGTCTTGGAATTTCAGCACACTAGGCGACACGTACAATGATAAACGGGGGCATATGAAGAAGCTGAATTTGCTTCTCGCCATCTTGATCCTGTCCGCCATAGCTGGATCGATGCTGGCATTGTACGTGTGGAGAAGGCTGACACGGCAGAGAAGGCTAGCCTATCGCAACCTCGAGAAGATGATCGACGCGCACGGCCCGATCAGATTTAAGTTCAGGGAGCTGAGGAATGCAACTGCCAACTTCAGTTCCGACCGCAAGCTCGGAAGAGGCGGCTTCGGCACTGTTTACCTTGGCTATGTGAACAGGATGGACATGGAGGTGGCCGTGAAGCGTGTGTCGACGAGCGGTAACTCCAGGAGAGGGGAGCAGGAGTTCGTCGCGGAGGTGAACACTATCAGCAAGCTCTCGCACCGCAACCTCGTGAAGCTCATCGGCTGGTGCCACGAGAGAGGAGAGCTGCTGCTCGTCTACGAGTACTTCCCCATGTGCAGCCTGGACAAGCTCCTGTACGCCGATGCCAGAGCAAGCGCGTCGCCGCCGGAGCTTACCTGGGAGCGGCGGTACACGATAATCTGCGGTGTGGCATCCGCGCTCGACTACCTGCACCACGGGAACAGCAAGCGAATCCTCCACCGGGACGTGAAGGCCAGCAACGTGATGCTCGACGACGAGTACAACGCGCGGCTGGGCGACTTCGGCCTCGCCCGCGTCATCCAGCGCAACGGCGCGACACACCACTCCACGCAGGCGGTCGCGGGAACCCGCGCCTACATGGCGTACGAGAGCTTCTTCACCGGCCGCGCCAGCCTCGACACGGACGTGTACGCGTTCGGGGTCTTCGTCATGGAGGTGGTCAGCGGGAGGCGGCCGAGCAGCTCCGTGTCGTACCGCGACAGCGACGACGTCCGCGACGAGCCAAGCACAAACAGGCGAGGGCAGCCTATGTACATCGTGGACTGGACGTGGAAGCTGTACGGCGAGGGGAGGGCGTTACGCGCTGTCGACGCGGCGCTGAACAGCGAGTTCGACCCGGTGCAGGTGGACTGCGCGGTGAGGCTGGCCCTGGCGTGCTGCCATCCGAACCCGAGGCAGAGGCCGTCCATGAGGACGGCGGTGCAGGTTCTGATCGGTGGAGCTACGGCGCCAGAGCCCCCGTTCCAGAAGCCTGCGTTTGTTTGGCCTCCGCTCGGCGAACATCAGGAGATGGAGCTGCCGCATGTCGGGCTGCTGTTCACGGGAGGGCAGACCAGTTTTTGTTACATGACCTCCAGTTCCATCACAGGAAGGTGAGTAATCTGTGTTTGCACATACATGTGTTCTGCCAACCAACCATTGTATATGTGTCCGGCCAACCAACTATTGTTCGCCGTTTTGTCGCTGTGTTATGTTCTGCTGTTATTTCACGAgtccttatcttttttttcgAAGTGAGGAGATACTTTATTAGATTACTAGTTAACTGTCCTCGCGTTGTGTTGCGGTTGATCTTTTCGGAGCACAAAACTGCTCATGACGGTTGTCTTGACATCCGTTAGGGAGGAATGTCTTCCCAACAAGTACCTCTCTATCCTGTATAAATGTAACATAGAATCAATAAAACTAGCACCGAATTCATTCGACCACATATATCTCAATCAATTTCGAATACATTACAACGGAAACACAAACATTGAAGTGGATGTATCATGGGAGTGTCGCTAAACGAATACATTAGGAGCAATgtcatagtttgattttagaggactaaaaaaaggaggagatcattatctgctaatttctctcctaatctcttcatttattttaattagtaaAATAGATCATATATCCGTTGCCAGTAATGAAGTAGAGAGACTAGAGGAAAAAGGTGAGTGACAAAAGTGGGTAAATCttctatctattatcttaatatttgaggagaaaaaggagtCTTCATGTTCGCTGTTAAGGTCAcgaaattaccatattaataaaaaaagtaaATGATCTAAACCATTaattattatgaacatctaatgatctagattaaaccaaagagcTAATattaaatacgattaataaatagctaaattcggaattagaaaatatgaaaagagagagagagagagagagagagagagagagagagagagagatctaaATTGTTGATTTTCGTGAGACCAAGTTATAACATGTAGATTTAATCTAGAAAAGTCCGTATTGAAGATGAGATGTGGCATAACAAACTAAAATTAGGACTCTAGAGTCCTATTTGCAGAGCAAACTTTTTGCTAGAAGGAAACTAATATGAattctatctattatattagtaaTTGGCTAACAAAAGAAGTTTCATCATTCGCTCTCAAGACAtagaaattaccacgttaattagaaagaaaaacaaaatgtcactatatatgtttataaattaTCCACCACTGTTATTATGAAAACCAGCACTACCATTACAAAAAATGAAATCCAAAATAACCATATATATGCTTCTCTATTAGTCATGTAtgccattattaaaaaaataagtctTTTTGAAAACTAATCTAAACAATCAACGCACACAATTTTCTCCGATACGATTGGTAAACGGAATAAgagattgaaaaaaaaagaatcctaTGTAGATAAAATACAGGATGTCAATCTGTATTAAAGTCCTTCTAAAAACTATTCTAAAATATCCCAATCCCAAGACCTACAATTTCCTAACGTAATATTTGACGTGATGGGTATTGATACGACCGCGTGAAAGCGAACAAAAGACGAAGATGCAGCtggggagaaaaaaaaggagatggAAGCCGATTCAAGTTTTTTGGTGGGGTATGCCAACTTTGAGGCTGGTGTTCAAGGTGATAGTGGTCAAGTCATGCGGAGCTCAATTACTGACACGACTTTCAATCTCGGTGTAGATTCGACGGAAGGTAGTAGTGCGACACTGTCCAGGACAGTGGCGAGCTGTGCATCATCAAGCGGCAATTCAGTGTCACCATCGCACTTGAGTTTGATGACGAGGGCAGCTTTGTGCCATGCAGCAACAGGCTGCAGGACGCGATGATGAAGGCGATTCAGCCGCCATTCCTGAGCGCGCAATGGTGGGTGATTGGCGGGCCAAGCTAGACACACGGCTACGCTTGAGTTTCAAGGTTGTTCAAGTAGCGGTTGGTCGTGCGTTATGGCGCATGTCGAAGTTATGGTGCAAACTGTGATATGGTTTGTGCGGCCTGCATGGACTCAAAGCAACATGGCACAACATACGAGCCACACGTAGAGGTGTTCCCCTTGCTCTCCATGGCTAGATAGAGTAGTTTGGTGCATAAACACACCTAAATTTCagttctaattttttattgaacttcCAGTTTTCAAGTTTGCACTATATTATGCAACTAggagatcaaaaggattgcagaTCAAATTCACGGTGagatgagagagggagagagagatgaggtAGCAATTGGCCCTATATCCTCCATCTTGGCACTAGATCTCCCTCACCTCGATTCGATCTCGGTTTCTCCTGTTCGTCCAAACCGAGCAACACCGATGACCCCTCATCTCTAGGTCATGGCTGCACGTAGATGTGGCCCAAGGTCACAGCACCAGGCAGACAAGGGGCAAGGCGCAGCATGCCGAACAACAAATGGCAGAGTGGTGACCTATAGCAATGGCCGAGAGTAGCAACAATTTAATGTCCTATGCAACTGTGTTTTGGTTCAATTGATTAGGAAAAGGTAAAAATGAATCAATAAATCTCTAGACcaattgcacctttgttcaatatagaaaaaggaaaatgtttGCACCATTAGTTATAGAGGGCCCAAATTATAGGTTGAGATCAATTACAAATAACCAAAGCAGCGTGTCACATTCCAAAATGATAATTATGTAATTGAGCATACATAATCATTATAGCGTTATGTTTTATAcgattaattattattttggaCATTTTTTTAGAGTGAAAATGGTTTAGAAAGAGATAAGAAGACCCTAAATACcttagagaaaagaagaaaagaaagaagaaagaaaagagggggGAAATTAAGAGAATTTAGCAAAACCCCttctcacggtctgaccgcctgGAGACAGCCACCAAGAGACAACCACGTAGGCTTGACACGTGGGCTTTTCATGGTCTGACCGACCCttcccacggtctgaccaccagcgtATAGAGGCTCCCTTAAGTGGTCAATcgcctctctctcacacacacactctctcatTTGCCTCactctccccctctcactctctcactctcactacATCAAACCCTAGGATGAGTGAGAGAGCTTCAAATCGACGTGTCGATGATCGGAGATCGTATGTAGGGACTCCTAAGAGCTTCCTAGAGGAGTTCCCTGAGCTtcttccccctttcctccccgTCGGAGGAGTTTCCTTGCCGTTTCTTCCCTGAGAGCTCATTCACCCTCCGGAAGTCCAATCGATGGATTGAACTTTTCCAGAGAATTCCGATCCAATATAAAGTTTCTCTATGCTGAGGTAAACATCCCCGTACCCTTTCCCCGTTGATTCCTAGCTCTAGCCGGCCTCCATTTTGATTTGGATCAGAAACCCTAGGAAAGCTAGGTGTAGATCTCATTTTTGGGGTTTTACGTGTTCAGACCATGCATGTTGTTCGAATGACCATGTAAAATGTTCCCATAGTCTTATGAGGTACTTTGGTGCCCTTCATCACCGAAGGTTTCATCGGAGTCCTCACCGGTGACCCCTCAAAGGTGCTGTCAGCAGGTTCCGACCATCACTAGGGCTGGTCTGACGTTGgtcggcggtctgaccgccaccatgccttcggtctgactgccaaggCAATAAACTCTCTGCATGcttgtggtctgaccgccacttgcaCATCGGTCTGACCACTAGCTGTTCAAGGTTTTGTGCATTAGGTTTTCTTATCTGGGGTTTTAAACTTTaaaaccctaatcttttggtGGTCTTTtataaatgttttcaaaacatGATGCTCCATTAATGtttaagcatgcatcatatgcacatgttgccatcgtttgattatttatgcattgtattcttgatttgtttagaaAGTGTTGTGCCGAcagtccaagcgagtgaaggcgacgtcAAGCTACTTGAGTTCTATGAGTGATGTGAGGGCAGTATCAGGCAAccgccagagcagcaaggcaaacatctaagcatattgtacCCTTTTTGTTTGAAAATAATAGAGTCTAAATTGGTAAGTCATTGCTTATGTAGGTTTGCATGTTTAACGATGTCGATGTCAGATTTATATAGGTAGAACATATATTGTtttgcattacctctatcttgagttgttgatgatctatatccttgtagtcttgataatgttgttgatgtctaacttaatagttattcgaaatgcttagcaatacataggtcatcagtagaagttgagcgatggtgcaaccattgttTGTGAGCTTaaggcttacttattgtttacaaacacaatggcaATGATGTGGATTGTATGAGAGGTGAAGATGAGGTGAGATatgggcagtgctaggggtatcttcttCACTGGAGGGGTTCCTCGGtgtagtttgggagaggagtctggatgccatagaccgtttACATCGTGAACACATGAATCTGGTCTGACCTATACATAGCTGAGGGTGGACAAAAAGTTTGAAGCACATGAATTAGCTCAGCTCGAAGCTAACTTGGCTCGTCTAGGATCGGCTCGTTGTATTTTGTAATAAGCCGAGCCAATATTTAGCTCGTTTTGTTAACGAGCCAGCTCATGAGCTTGGTGAGTTAGGACCAACTTAGCCAGCCATCCTAGCCCACCCAAACTTCACGTGGGGATTGAGGCCCACCTAGCTGCCTACTCCATGTGACGTGACCACACGGTGTCCATGTGTCACTTTTCCCTAGTTGTTGTCACCTCAAGTACTCAATGTCACATTGCTTGGAGCCCTCGACGTCACATCACCCATCACCCGCTTGACGccttgatgtatatatatatggaaaagGAACATCTAATGTTAGGATttccatgatatgattgtgctGTCTCACAACCATATGGTCTGGCTTGCGAGATGGACCGAGCCGAGCCTGTCTTTTAGCTCGTTTCAAAAATAAGCCGAGCCAAGCCAGCTCATTATCATAACAAACTCAACCAAGTCGAGCCAAGTCGGCTCGGTATCCACCCCTATCTGCGTGCGTACCATGGGGTAATGGTCAATGGTACATCCTCCAACCCCAAGGTGAATAAAACAAGAGCGTGGGACGAGGCCCATGAAAATAAGGCCACATGCCGACAACCTTTGGCTATCGTAGCAGCCTAGGCCATCCACTGCCCACCTGCGTGGTCCGCCGACCCAGCGCGCGGCATTAGGGCTGGATAAAAAGCTCAAAGCTCGCGAGCTAGCTCAGCTCGTGCCTGACTCGACTCGGCTCTTCCAAAATCTAACGAGCCGAGCCAGAGTTTTAGCTCATTTAGATAACGAACCAGCTCGTGAGCCAACAAGCCAAGAGGCAGCCCATACAAATTGTACAGCCAGTAGCCCATTTACATAATCAAATATATACCCCCACTCCTAGGAACCCTAACGTAACATCCCATTTCTATTCTTCCGCAACCGTCGCTACCGGTGCTCGAGGGATGAGGGCTCGACTGCTCGAGGCATGAGCGTGAGGGCTGCAAGGCCTAGGCGTTGAGCCGCCAACTACCGGTGACTCAATGAGCGTTGAATCTATAACACCATCCTCTGTCCATAGCAGTCCTTAGTCCCCAGTCCACGACATCTATGTCATCGGCCACCCAGATCTCCATCCACCTCGGCTGCTCAGTGTCATTACGAACCTCTGTTCACGTCATCGATAGTCCTCCATCAGTCAAACGAGCTGACTCACGAGTCAAACAAGCCGAACCGGTATTTTTGGTCACTATATTAACGAGCTGAGCCAACTAGTTATCTaaacaagtcaaacaaaccGAGCTAGCTCGTTATCTAGCTCTACGCGGCACCCGCACGCCCCTCCGTCTGTTACGCACTCCCTGACGCAACAGCAAGCACCGAGCGGGACGCGGGCGGCACATGGCAGCATGACATTGACACGCTCCCACGCCACGCCCCACGCCACGCACGCGTTCAGCGCTGTCAAGTGCTAACCACCCGCCCGGCGCCGGAGGCCTCTCGGTTGTCTCCCGCGGCGACCACGAACCCAATACGACGGCGCATCAAGGTTCCGCACGTAAGGGTTACGGTCTTGCGCGCGGGCGTGCCCGCGACCGCCGTGGGCGCTGTTTTCGCGCTCGTGGCCGCGCCCGTAGAGGTTACGGGCGTGCCCGCTGACCGGCTGTCACTTGTGAGGCGTTCACGCAACTTCGGTGTGACTTGTGAGGCCAAAGACCACAGTCGACTGTAATTGGTTGGGATCCGGTGAGAACTTGGGTTGCTTAGATCGTTTGCACACTGCCACTCTGCCAGTGAGTTTTAACAGCCAGCTATCCGATTGTTCTATGTACACACAAACTTTTTGGTTGGTGCTGTGGCTTAGATGCTACTGGAGTTGATCATGGTGGGATTGAAAACGGCAAGTTGCCGACGACTGGGGTAACTTTGTTGTATGCACCCAGGGCAGAAATTGGTGGCGTGTAGCTTTGTATTCATAAACCATGGTGTGAATAGCAACACCGCATTCCATCTGGCGTCATTATACCATTGGGAAATCGATTGTTCTGTGTAAACTCGGTGCCACTTTCGACCGGCTGCGGTGGTCAACACTCACCAGTGAAATGGCTAAGGTAAATTCACCATGCTGCCCTTAGTGCCCGAGTCAAAACGCCATGCCGTTCCATGGAACTATTGATAAAGTTGATGCGCAAATACTTATATTaagatatagatatatgttggtCTCAATGCTTATATCAAAGATAGAGATACGAATTTATACATGTTCGGATCCAAGGTtcgcgttaccgaccggaggtcggttaccgacctccggcggtaaccgaaaaaccacggtaaccgcgattatcggtcaaaaattcaaaaaaaatcggagaaaattcattcggcaaattttaaatttttgcgaaaaaatcatgtttttgccctctcggtaaccgagcggtttgggtcggttaccgagcgattttctcgcattttcgattcggtc
This genomic window from Phragmites australis chromosome 7, lpPhrAust1.1, whole genome shotgun sequence contains:
- the LOC133924850 gene encoding probable L-type lectin-domain containing receptor kinase S.5; its protein translation is MISCTSVRRFALLASATIVILGSSCCSCLQFSYPTFDTANKVDFSFSPGSGVANGSLQITPSTGDIGHRSGRVLYAREKLKLWNSKRTALTSFSTEFVLNILPQNGTGEGMAFILTNNPELPGNSSGQWLGIANNQTDGSPANRIVAVEFDTRKSNGDDLDGNHVGLDINTIRSIYSYPLSNLSVLLSSGSDVWVRIQYDGTQLSVAAVQNYTFLQYWAIDLSQFLTDDISLGFAASTGEFTELNQIKSWNFSTLGDTYNDKRGHMKKLNLLLAILILSAIAGSMLALYVWRRLTRQRRLAYRNLEKMIDAHGPIRFKFRELRNATANFSSDRKLGRGGFGTVYLGYVNRMDMEVAVKRVSTSGNSRRGEQEFVAEVNTISKLSHRNLVKLIGWCHERGELLLVYEYFPMCSLDKLLYADARASASPPELTWERRYTIICGVASALDYLHHGNSKRILHRDVKASNVMLDDEYNARLGDFGLARVIQRNGATHHSTQAVAGTRAYMAYESFFTGRASLDTDVYAFGVFVMEVVSGRRPSSSVSYRDSDDVRDEPSTNRRGQPMYIVDWTWKLYGEGRALRAVDAALNSEFDPVQVDCAVRLALACCHPNPRQRPSMRTAVQVLIGGATAPEPPFQKPAFVWPPLGEHQEMELPHVGLLFTGGQTSFCYMTSSSITGR